Part of the Solanum pennellii chromosome 10, SPENNV200 genome is shown below.
ATCACATTAGTTGGTTATATATGGTTGTTGCTCCTTTTTTggtatgttatgttatgttttttgttattattttctatGTCCTCTTTACTTTTGTATTGTTCCGTTAGATGCTATGATGTTCGTTACTCGAGTTGAGGTACCTGTCTACCTCCTCGAGGTAATTGTAAGGTGTTTGTACACTCTTCCCTCTCCAGACCCCGCTTTTGAGTAATTTTGAtacattgttgttgtttttgatttGTAGTTTAGAGGAAAGTATTGTTCATGTTGGTGGTGTAGTTTCCATTTTTTATAGTTGTGTTTTTGTCTTGTTAGAACAATATAAATGCCCATGGAgttaaaatattgtgtttttttaaaatcatttttgtttgaaaatctATTGTTTTCAAGCCCTGGAATGGAAAAAATCTTGATAGGAAGTGTTTCCCTCTTTAATGAACCTTATACAACACGATATTGGAGTAATGGTAAAGTCGTCCCCCGTATGCCCTCTAGTCACTGGTTCGAGCTATGGAATAAGTGATTAATGCTTGTTTCATAGTACTTGTGCCTAATATTATACTCCCTTGAGGTGTATCTTTCCTCGGACCCTGTGTAAACACGGGATGCTTTGTGAATCAGGTTGCCCTTAATTAGGAGCTTCTTTAATTTCATTGCATACCTTGCTTATGCATCATTTTACTTACTAAAATGTTCAGAATGGGAGCTCCGCTCGTGGTTCAACAGTCGATATTCCTCTTGATAGTGCAAAGGTGAGATTAGTTAGTTGACAATTTGAACTTTGTATTTTAGCTTACAAATGAACACAGTAATCGTGTGTTTCATTGTGAGACTACGGTTTAATGATCCTTTTTTAACTCGCGTAACTATTCaggatttgaagaagaaagagaaggaaCTACAAGCTAGAGAGTCTGATctgaaaagaagagaagaggtAGGCTTGCTTAGCACTTTATATAGCtttgttgctcggactcttctaAAATGACAACATGTGTGTGTGTCGGATTCTCTTAAAGTAGTGAATTTTAGAGAATCCGACATTTGTATGACAACATTTTTGTAGAGTCTGGACAACATAGTTTATGTGATATCAAGTTATGCCTTTGTGACGGACACATTGATCCGTCACATTAAAAGAAGTTTACGCGGTAGTAATTCTCTGTTTTCTCTGTTTCTTATAGGATGTGAGAAGGAGAGAAGAAGCTTTAGCAGGAGGTACACATTTTCTCCATTGTAGCTCTTGAGCTAATAATCAAAGTTCTATTCGACGAATAATTTGTTCTTTATATCTGATCTCTCCGTCTTCTTTCGACAGCTGGTGTTGTTATAGAGCATCGTAATTGGCCACCGTGCCTCCCAATCATTCATCATGATATCGCGAATGAAATTCCAATCCATCTACAAAAGATGCAGTATGTTGCATTCACTACATTGTTGGGTACGTTGATTTTCAGTAATATTCTCAACACGCCCTTCACATGTTGACATTCATTCTTCTTTTCATTGAATCAAGCACGTGAAATTACTTTTTTTGATAAAACGTGGTTGGTGAGACTCGAACTTGATATCTTTTAACTTCAAACTTTTTGAATTGCAGGTTTGGCGGGTTGTATGGTATGGAACATTATGGCAACCGCTTGTATGTGGATCAAAGGAGGAGGTTATTGCGaaactaaaatctttttaatCCTTCAGAGTCGATATCTCAAATGGTCACTCAACTAAAGACGACTTTCTGAGATAGTAATAACTGTTAGTTGAGTGATATCTCAAATGGTCACTCAACTAAAGACGACTTTCTGAGATAGTAATAACTGTTAGTTGAGTGACGATCAGTATAAATCAACTATCTAACTTAACCTTTTATGTATCATTATAGACGTTGGCGCATGGTTTTTCGGTCTTATCTACTTCTTAGGTATTCCATCAGCCTACTTTTTGTGGTATCGTCCTCTTTATCGCGCGATGAGGTATTATATTGTTAtgttttcttataattttgtaaTGTTCTTCTACATATGTCAGTGACTATTTTCTCATATCTATTCTGTTTGCAGGACTGATAGCGCGCTGAATTTTGGGtggtttttcttttgttattcgGTGAACACACATTCTTCGTCTTTTTCATTACATTTTTTTGCACTTACTTGTCAGTTAGAAGTCAAGTTTGAGTGtctgtttatgtattatgtctataTGTATTGTAGATTCACATTGTATTCTGCGTCTTAGCCACAGCAGCACCTCCATTCGTGTTCAGGCAGAATTCCATTACGTAAGTTTGGATGTTTTTCTCGTCCTTTTTCTATAATCGTGGTGTCTGTATCAACTTGCCCTTTTTGACTAACTCCTTTTTACATTCTTTGTTTCAACAGTGGTTTCATAATTGCAATTAATATTATCGGCTGGAATTCGATAGTTGGGGTAAGGCTATGTCGAATTTTCATACAAATCAAACGTCTTCTCAACTTTACGCGATCAGATGAATGTCGAATCCAGCCATTAAACCTTGATTTTACTTGCAGATATTATACTTCATTGGTGCTGGACTCTTTGCTCTTGAATCAGTGATCAGCATATGGGTTATTCAGGTTTAGACCTACTCCTATAGTTAAGGGATTATATGTCATTTTCTCTCATGTGTacactatgtatatataatagataTTGAACCCCTTTTGATTTAGTTGAACGTGTACGTGACCCTTTTCATGATCTACAATATGCAGCAAGTGTTTACGTATTTCAGAGGGAGTGGAAAAGCCGCGGAGATGAAGAAAGAGGCTGCAAGATCAACGATTAACACAGTCATGTGAGAGCTAGAAAATTTTCTGGAGTTTTGAACTTTTGTCAAGTGTGTTCTCTCATTGTTTCTTCTCACACCTTAGCCATTTTAGATAAgcttggttttttttttttttggttaatgtGACTTCTCAAGTACATACATAGTGGTTGTAATATGGCTTTTTGGCTATACTAGTGTTGTGTTAATTCTTAAAATCTCAAAACTATTTTTCACATAACTAATGTTATTTGGTACATTAAAGTTGTTTGAATGTAGAGAGTTATGATGTTGCAAGATTTTTAGTTTGTACAATGTGTGTGTGTTTGGTGTCAATCAACAATGAGAATTGAACTCACATATATACCTCgaaatgaaaaaaagatattatttagCGTTTGTCGTCCCACATCAGTAGGAAATGAGAAGTAGAGAGTTGAGAGGTAATATAAAAGACGAGGTTTGTGAATTGAGTAAAGCATACCTTTCTCGGCCTTTTGGCTAAGATCAAGTGTAGTATCTGTTCTTATCAGTTTAATATCTGATATGTGGGTCATTGACTCACACgatattaactcaattttttaaggGGGGAGATCCATCAAAGTAGCTTGCTACTTGGGTCTTCATGCGTCGCCTAGGCTTTGCACTACAGCCCAGGCCTGGCGCACCCCACCAAttcaagttaaaatatttgtggAAACTAAGCAAATACTTTACCTTATAAAAGCAAAATAACtacaaatatatacaaaatccaaataatatacaattaatgtattgtctatatatatacaagtagttcttttaatgtaaaatcAAGAGTAGAAACAACAAAGAAACACACTATTAAAATAGGAAGACCAGTAGGTATTTGGAGCGAAATATAAAGGTGTCTTTTATACTTGCGAAAATTCAGCATGCATAGGGTGTGTTAGaatgtttttcttgaatttcttatttctttttttgtgttCGACATATTAGCAAAAAATATTGAAGTATTTGTCTATAATCTAAGCTAATCTTATGAAAGGTAGGGTGTGAAATGGTGGAGATGAGGGCTACGAGGATGGGTTGGAAATGAGGTGTGTTAAGAGGGCAGAAGAGCACAATCAATGTGTGTAGCATTTCCCTCATGTTTGCTTGTTCTTCCATAATTGAAAAGCAAAAAGGTAGAGAAGGAAAAAAGGAACACCAGATGAAGATATTGCATTACATTTagctaaaaaaaaagtatgaaaaacaGGAAACTGGGGATAGAAGCGTATCTCAACGGCAGGGGAACCCGCCTCCccctatcaaaaaaaaaaaatatgcattaaactgaaaatatatatgcaagaaagaagaaaagactatGGCAGAATAAACAAGTATACTGAAATCTCTTTTGCGGAATGCACCTTTCTTGCTTACGCTGATGTACAGGTAAACCATCGTACTACAAAGTCGAAAGAACATGTAGTGAATTGCGTCTCACGGAACATCAGGATGAATATCCGGGTAGGTACTTCAAATCTCTGACCTCATTTCACTATAGATGCACAAACCTCTTGCAATGCCCATCACTGGCGGGCGCCATGCAAAATAATTGTCTCAATAAgcaatttatttttagttccTCTGCAACCAACTCCAACAGCTATATATCTTGTGTGGTCGTTTCACAAAGCCGAGCTCGGCCAGGATTAAGTAGTGATTCCGACATCACCCAACCCTGCAACATGTAAAATGATCAATAACCTCCATAACTAAATAAAAGGAACAGCCTCTGGTGCAAG
Proteins encoded:
- the LOC107001760 gene encoding secretory carrier-associated membrane protein 2-like, whose product is MAYNDNPFAEEANVNPFANGSSARGSTVDIPLDSAKDLKKKEKELQARESDLKRREEDVRRREEALAGAGVVIEHRNWPPCLPIIHHDIANEIPIHLQKMQYVAFTTLLGLAGCMVWNIMATACMWIKGGDVGAWFFGLIYFLGIPSAYFLWYRPLYRAMRTDSALNFGWFFFCYSIHIVFCVLATAAPPFVFRQNSITGFIIAINIIGWNSIVGILYFIGAGLFALESVISIWVIQQVFTYFRGSGKAAEMKKEAARSTINTVM